From a region of the Roseivirga sp. 4D4 genome:
- the porU gene encoding type IX secretion system sortase PorU, with protein sequence MLNLKSTITFLFCLLLATSILGQTNSVLSSGKWVKMEFTEPGVYKIDHNTLNELGFTPAELDPRNIAIYGATGGMLPQSLSTDRPSDLVENAIRVEGEEDGIFNENDFILFYVDQVDNTNYDEQSGSFEVTKNLYATKNYYFITVKDMNAKRQNTLDNLGTNHPKLDWYNRLIYHEVDEVNLLSSGREWLGEQFNTQNTRTFNHDISSLAPNQEIDISLNVVAQSFSSSSMDIEVNSTNIGELNFSAIPNTQYGIKGNSRSGNYKVPSNSISGSNLTLQMVYDQSGANNAVAYLDNYLLNIPTELSYNGSPILFRNIQSLDQAITTYELTNASSNLEVWRITEPTETALQNTSFSNDIMSFGAFSNELEEFIIFDPNNLPSPEVFEEVENQNLHGALSADFIIITHSSLLDQAERLATFRRSHDQLNVLVTTVNKIYNEFSSGRQDVTAIRDFIKWQYDLGDLKYVLFLGKGSYDYLDRLENNTNLVPTYESRNSIHPLLTYSSDDYFGFLDNTEGEWVESSAGDHELNIGIGRIPATSNAQAKRAIDKIILYQTDQRAFGDWRSKLVFIADDGDNNRHQKDADALTQLIDSTFIDFSIEKIYLDAFEQIRLPNGETSPSAEQAIIDAVNEGALIVNFTGHGSETGWMQEQVLTFDLMEKWRNTFSLPFVVTATCEFGRNDDPNTFSGAENLLFKNTGGAVSMVTTARPVFSSTNFDLNTALYGSVLRQESGQYQRLGDIIKFTKNNSLRGSLNRNFILLGDPSMRLSYPNKTIEIEEINGNTPNASDTIRALQRVVINGRVLENDDVDTNFNGTLSFSLFDKANDKETLGSDGDSFSYLERDSELFRGTGRVENGSFQVEFIVPKNIDYSFGNGKMVIYAIDNNSQIDALGTSVDFVIGGTAEDFVVDNIPPTIDLFVNDTTQTIQEKYDPNINLILRLFDESGINISGNGLGQHINLNVNDSINYNLNDSYNADLDDFRFGHLSFEVSNLQPGPNRIEIKVWDTHGNSSILTQDLIIDENTSNITVIKNSPNPFREETHFSIQHLMSGENLEVGIEIRNTNGEPVTAIFNEILSAEETITVPWSGTNNYGQKLNPGIYIYAIKIYSKTSGKSGVKRQKLIISN encoded by the coding sequence TTGCTGAACCTAAAATCAACCATAACATTTCTATTTTGCCTGCTTCTGGCAACATCCATCCTTGGCCAAACCAACAGCGTTTTGAGTTCAGGCAAGTGGGTAAAGATGGAATTCACTGAACCTGGGGTCTATAAGATAGATCATAATACCCTGAATGAACTTGGATTTACACCAGCTGAACTAGACCCTCGCAACATTGCCATTTATGGAGCCACAGGAGGAATGCTTCCTCAGTCTTTGTCTACAGATAGACCCTCAGACTTAGTTGAAAATGCCATTAGGGTAGAAGGTGAAGAAGACGGCATCTTCAATGAAAACGACTTTATTCTCTTTTACGTGGATCAAGTCGACAACACAAACTACGATGAGCAATCAGGTAGTTTTGAGGTCACCAAAAACCTATATGCTACAAAGAACTATTACTTCATTACTGTAAAGGATATGAATGCCAAGAGGCAAAACACACTCGACAATCTCGGTACTAATCACCCCAAGCTTGATTGGTATAATCGTTTGATATACCACGAAGTTGATGAAGTCAATTTGCTAAGTTCTGGTCGCGAATGGCTAGGCGAGCAGTTCAACACTCAGAATACTCGGACATTTAATCATGATATATCGTCCCTTGCGCCCAATCAAGAAATTGATATTTCACTGAATGTTGTCGCACAATCCTTCAGCTCATCTAGTATGGATATTGAAGTCAATTCCACCAACATAGGAGAGCTTAACTTCAGCGCCATCCCGAATACTCAGTACGGTATTAAGGGTAATTCACGATCGGGCAACTATAAGGTCCCATCAAATTCTATATCAGGGAGCAACCTAACGCTTCAAATGGTATATGATCAATCTGGTGCGAACAACGCTGTAGCTTATTTGGATAACTACTTATTGAATATACCAACCGAATTAAGCTACAATGGAAGCCCCATTCTATTCCGAAACATCCAGTCACTCGATCAGGCGATAACAACTTATGAACTGACCAATGCCTCGAGCAACCTTGAAGTATGGAGGATAACGGAACCTACAGAAACGGCTCTACAAAACACGAGTTTCAGTAACGACATAATGAGTTTTGGCGCTTTTTCGAACGAACTCGAGGAATTCATCATCTTTGACCCAAATAACTTACCATCACCTGAGGTATTTGAAGAAGTTGAAAATCAAAATCTTCATGGAGCTCTATCGGCAGATTTTATCATCATCACCCATTCAAGCCTGCTAGATCAAGCAGAAAGGTTGGCAACTTTTAGAAGGTCCCATGACCAACTGAATGTTTTAGTGACAACAGTCAACAAAATTTACAATGAATTTAGCTCAGGTCGACAGGATGTAACCGCCATTAGAGATTTCATCAAATGGCAATATGACCTGGGGGACTTGAAGTATGTACTCTTCTTAGGCAAAGGCTCATATGATTACCTAGATCGACTCGAAAATAACACCAATTTAGTCCCTACCTACGAATCAAGAAACTCGATTCACCCACTACTTACCTACTCTTCTGACGACTACTTTGGGTTTCTGGATAACACTGAAGGTGAGTGGGTGGAGTCTTCTGCAGGAGATCATGAATTGAATATTGGCATTGGAAGGATACCGGCTACCAGTAATGCCCAAGCCAAAAGAGCCATTGACAAAATCATACTATATCAGACGGATCAACGTGCCTTCGGAGACTGGCGAAGTAAGCTGGTCTTTATTGCCGATGATGGAGACAATAACAGACATCAAAAAGATGCTGATGCTCTGACACAACTCATTGACTCCACATTCATTGACTTTAGTATCGAGAAGATATATCTCGATGCGTTTGAACAGATCAGGTTACCGAACGGAGAAACCTCTCCGAGCGCAGAACAAGCTATTATTGATGCAGTAAATGAGGGTGCACTCATTGTTAACTTCACAGGCCATGGTTCAGAAACTGGCTGGATGCAGGAACAGGTACTGACCTTTGACCTAATGGAAAAATGGAGGAATACTTTTAGTCTACCATTTGTTGTCACCGCGACCTGTGAATTTGGCCGAAATGACGATCCCAATACCTTCTCAGGAGCTGAAAACCTTCTTTTTAAGAATACTGGGGGTGCAGTTTCAATGGTAACTACCGCAAGACCCGTTTTCTCAAGTACCAACTTTGACCTGAACACAGCGTTGTACGGCTCAGTCTTACGACAGGAATCCGGTCAGTATCAACGATTAGGAGACATCATCAAATTCACCAAGAACAACAGTTTGCGTGGTAGTCTCAATAGGAACTTTATTTTATTAGGTGACCCCAGCATGCGCTTGTCCTACCCTAATAAGACCATTGAAATCGAAGAAATTAACGGAAATACTCCAAATGCCAGTGACACTATTCGCGCACTTCAACGTGTGGTTATAAACGGAAGAGTGTTGGAAAATGACGATGTGGACACAAACTTCAATGGTACATTAAGCTTTAGCCTTTTTGACAAGGCGAATGATAAGGAGACGTTGGGAAGTGATGGAGATTCCTTTAGCTATCTAGAAAGAGATAGTGAGCTTTTTCGAGGAACTGGTCGGGTTGAAAATGGCTCGTTTCAAGTGGAATTTATTGTTCCTAAAAACATTGATTATAGTTTCGGAAATGGCAAAATGGTTATCTATGCTATAGATAATAACTCACAAATTGATGCGCTTGGTACATCCGTTGACTTTGTAATTGGAGGTACCGCTGAAGACTTTGTAGTCGATAATATCCCCCCGACTATCGACCTATTTGTTAATGATACTACACAGACCATACAAGAGAAGTACGATCCTAACATAAACCTAATTCTAAGACTTTTTGATGAAAGTGGTATCAACATCTCAGGCAACGGCCTTGGTCAACACATTAACCTTAATGTCAATGACTCTATCAATTACAACTTGAATGATTCTTATAATGCAGACCTTGATGATTTTCGGTTTGGTCACCTAAGTTTTGAAGTAAGTAATCTGCAGCCTGGGCCCAACAGAATTGAAATTAAAGTTTGGGATACGCATGGGAATTCTTCAATACTTACTCAAGACTTAATCATTGATGAAAATACTTCGAACATCACAGTAATAAAAAACAGTCCTAACCCGTTTAGAGAAGAAACACACTTTAGTATTCAACATTTGATGTCGGGCGAAAACCTCGAAGTGGGGATTGAGATAAGAAATACTAATGGAGAACCAGTTACCGCGATTTTTAATGAAATATTAAGTGCGGAAGAAACAATCACTGTCCCTTGGTCTGGCACAAATAATTATGGTCAAAAACTCAACCCAGGAATATATATTTACGCTATCAAAATCTACTCTAAAACCAGTGGAAAGTCAGGAGTCAAGCGCCAAAAACTCATTATTTCAAATTAA
- a CDS encoding CDP-alcohol phosphatidyltransferase family protein produces the protein MLWFRKNIPNLFTLMNLSLGVLGIHLILTSDPTVEPTIHYFIFAAAFFDLFDGLLARKLNVASQFGVQLDSLADLITFGVLPTFIYAQYVQLEGWGLLLLLVPICSAIRLAIFNTDNSQTTSFKGISTTAHGLFAAVLPIILYHQSTWFGEYLADNEMAIGVLALFFSFLMVSPVRMMSFKFENLRFIDNWDRILLILTSLILIILWQYDAAPYIMIIYIGLSFTSYFKGVSSNSEG, from the coding sequence ATGCTCTGGTTTAGGAAAAACATACCGAACCTATTTACCCTAATGAATCTCTCATTAGGTGTATTGGGTATTCATTTGATCCTGACAAGCGATCCGACAGTTGAACCCACCATTCATTATTTCATCTTTGCGGCAGCCTTCTTTGATCTTTTCGATGGTTTGTTGGCCAGGAAACTAAATGTAGCTTCACAATTTGGAGTGCAGCTTGATTCTTTAGCCGATTTGATCACCTTTGGAGTACTTCCTACATTTATTTATGCTCAATATGTCCAACTTGAGGGCTGGGGTCTCTTGCTTCTTTTAGTTCCTATCTGTTCAGCTATAAGGTTGGCGATATTCAATACTGACAATTCTCAAACAACCAGTTTTAAAGGAATTTCAACTACTGCACATGGCCTGTTTGCAGCAGTTTTACCCATTATTTTATATCACCAATCCACTTGGTTTGGGGAGTACTTAGCGGATAATGAGATGGCTATTGGGGTTTTGGCCTTGTTCTTTTCATTTCTGATGGTTTCCCCTGTTAGAATGATGTCTTTCAAATTTGAAAACCTCCGTTTTATAGACAATTGGGATAGGATTTTACTCATACTGACCTCCCTTATTCTCATAATACTGTGGCAATATGATGCTGCTCCATATATTATGATCATATACATTGGTTTGTCTTTTACAAGTTATTTCAAAGGGGTTTCTTCCAATAGCGAAGGCTAA
- a CDS encoding MBL fold metallo-hydrolase: protein MQVKAFTFNPFMENTYVVHDQTKEAVIIDPGCYDPREQQELISYIEDNGLEVKLILNTHGHIDHVLGNYFAKNHFNVPLWIGEMDLDTLRSVEAYAPSYGFQNYQAISPDKLLKADESISFGDSRLDILFVPGHAPGHIAFYSEGFIIGGDVLFDGSIGRTDLPGGDFDTLIASIHNEFFKFDDDTVVYSGHGGTTTIGKEKATNPFCAIR, encoded by the coding sequence ATGCAGGTAAAAGCCTTCACTTTTAACCCATTTATGGAAAACACTTATGTTGTCCATGACCAAACCAAAGAAGCTGTAATTATTGACCCTGGCTGTTATGACCCAAGGGAACAGCAAGAACTCATTAGTTATATCGAAGACAATGGATTAGAAGTGAAGTTAATACTGAATACCCACGGCCATATTGACCATGTCTTGGGTAATTACTTCGCGAAAAATCACTTCAATGTTCCTTTATGGATTGGTGAAATGGACCTTGATACCCTACGATCGGTTGAAGCTTATGCCCCTAGTTATGGCTTTCAAAATTATCAAGCCATATCTCCTGACAAGCTTTTGAAGGCGGATGAGAGTATCAGCTTCGGAGATTCGCGTTTGGACATTCTATTTGTACCAGGGCATGCACCTGGCCACATTGCTTTCTATTCGGAAGGTTTTATCATTGGCGGAGATGTACTTTTTGACGGTAGTATAGGACGGACTGATCTGCCAGGCGGAGATTTTGATACGCTAATTGCCAGCATTCATAACGAGTTCTTCAAGTTTGATGATGATACCGTTGTTTACTCTGGTCATGGAGGGACAACAACCATTGGAAAAGAAAAAGCCACTAATCCTTTTTGTGCAATCCGATAG
- a CDS encoding NAD(P)/FAD-dependent oxidoreductase has protein sequence MQVDYLVVGQGLAGTVFCEHVLRSGKTVLVIDDPTLSNSSKVAAGLYNPITGRKLVKTWNCDPLFEYLIPFYRSLEEKLGQKFLVEMPIYRPFPSTEVLNEWMGKSAEASYAPYVKEIKSTPSFTDDISNDCGGLLLNKSGYVHTDKLISCYREYLKAEGLFLNDKFDHTQLIIEDGGIRYKEVSAKRIVFSDGKSVQNNPHFDWLPLRPVKGELLYIRTNAVFGVIYNKGVFVIPLSNGICKVGATYDNKNLEEAITSEAKDELVNKLKELVKFDFEVIDQKVGIRPATKDRKPFVGRHPKFSNLVIFNGLGAKGVSLAPFYAKQLLAHLEQGDELDKEVNIERFFSLF, from the coding sequence ATGCAGGTGGATTATTTGGTTGTAGGGCAAGGCTTGGCTGGAACGGTTTTTTGCGAACACGTACTCCGTTCAGGGAAAACGGTTTTAGTGATAGATGACCCGACACTCTCTAATTCTTCAAAAGTTGCAGCTGGCCTTTATAACCCCATTACTGGTCGAAAATTGGTTAAGACATGGAACTGCGATCCACTGTTTGAATATCTAATACCATTTTACCGATCATTGGAAGAGAAGTTGGGGCAGAAATTTCTTGTCGAGATGCCCATTTATAGACCTTTCCCTTCCACCGAAGTACTTAATGAATGGATGGGCAAAAGTGCCGAGGCTAGTTATGCTCCTTACGTTAAAGAAATAAAGAGTACTCCGAGTTTCACAGATGATATTAGCAACGACTGTGGTGGACTTTTGCTGAATAAGAGTGGCTATGTTCATACGGATAAGCTCATTAGCTGTTACCGAGAATACCTTAAAGCCGAAGGGTTGTTTCTAAATGATAAGTTCGACCATACGCAGCTTATTATCGAAGATGGGGGTATTAGGTATAAAGAAGTTAGTGCAAAACGCATTGTATTCAGCGATGGGAAGTCGGTTCAAAACAACCCCCACTTTGACTGGCTACCACTAAGACCTGTTAAAGGTGAACTTCTTTATATAAGGACAAATGCGGTTTTCGGTGTTATATATAACAAGGGGGTATTCGTAATCCCACTTTCTAATGGTATTTGTAAGGTGGGTGCCACTTATGACAATAAAAACCTTGAAGAAGCTATAACTTCTGAAGCCAAAGATGAGTTAGTTAATAAGCTGAAAGAACTGGTGAAATTCGACTTTGAGGTAATTGATCAAAAAGTAGGTATTCGACCTGCCACAAAAGACAGAAAGCCTTTTGTAGGCAGGCACCCAAAATTTAGTAACCTAGTAATTTTCAATGGGCTAGGAGCAAAGGGTGTTTCTTTGGCTCCATTTTACGCTAAACAACTACTAGCTCACTTAGAGCAGGGAGATGAATTGGATAAAGAGGTCAATATTGAACGCTTTTTTTCGTTATTTTAA